One Mangifera indica cultivar Alphonso chromosome 4, CATAS_Mindica_2.1, whole genome shotgun sequence genomic region harbors:
- the LOC123214878 gene encoding QWRF motif-containing protein 2 isoform X2, which yields MVAAISQQIATAASSTKNGEPREQEENPTTSSRTKPPLLPSEKDNNVRIGVNNPRKPRGRQVSSRYMSPSPSSSSSSSTKTTIAAKPPSQSQRFSSPLLSRSTNSPSTQTTFQSLAPKRSQSVDRRRPISITTPRPTTPVPNSKQANASQELSTATKMLTTSTRSLSVSFQGEAFSLPISKARAKATPERRRATPVRDRPWPSRTRSGNPASNPLARSLDSSVESKKLIGVGSGLVAKSLNQSLIEHESRLSLDLSNAKQNPDGNLLVNESADLLTSDDTDSVSSGSTNNSGVPDSGGVLSRMKNGARGIVVSARFWQETNSRLRRLQDPGSPLSTSPGSRMSSNPSKYLQSKRFSSDGAVNMSPRTMASPIRGATRPASPNAIWNGPGLSPSRGIASPSRVRNTFGGALSWNSSNTPSILSFSVDIKRGKMGEDRIVDAHMLRLLYNRYLQWRFVNARADATFRVQKTDAEKNLWNAWATISELQHSVTLRRIKLLLLRKKLKLTSILKGQFQCCAVSQ from the exons ATGGTGGCTGCCATTTCTCAACAAATAGCAACAGCAGCTTCTTCAACCAAAAATGGTGAGCCTcgagaacaagaagaaaacccAACAACTAGTTCACGAACAAAACCTCCTCTTTTGCCTTCTGAGAAAGACAATAATGTACGCATTGGGGTTAATAATCCTAGAAAACCAAGAGGTAGGCAAGTCTCTTCTAGATATATGTCTCCTTCtccttcctcttcctcttcttcttcaacaaaaacaacGATTGCAGCTAAACCCCCCAGCCAAAGCCAAAGATTTTCATCTCCACTCTTGTCTCGTTCTACCAATTCACCTTCTACACAAACTACATTTCAATCTTTAGCTCCTAAAAGATCACAATCAGTTGACAGAAGGCGACCAATTAGTATCACTACTCCACGTCCAACAACGCCGGTTCCAAACTCTAAACAAGCCAATGCAAGTCAAGAACTTTCAACTGCAACAAAAATGCTTACCACTTCGACTAGGAGTCTGTCTGTTTCTTTTCAAGGAGAGGCGTTTTCTCTTCCTATAAGTAAAGCAAGGGCAAAGGCTACTCCTGAGAGGAGAAGAGCCACTCCTGTTAGAGATCGGCCATGGCCGAGTCGGACCCGGTCAGGTAATCCGGCTTCTAACCCTTTAGCAAGGAGTTTGGATTCTAGTGTTGAGAGTAAGAAGTTGATTGGGGTTGGATCTGGGTTGGTGGCCAAGTCGTTGAACCAATCTTTGATTGAACATGAGAGTAGGTTGAGTTTGGATTTGAGCAACGCTAAGCAGAACCCTGATGGGAATTTGTTGGTAAATGAGTCTGCTGATCTTTTAACATCTGATGATACTGATAGTGTGTCCTCTGGCAGTACCAACAATTCTGGAGTGCCAGATTCTGGTGGTGTTCTTTCGAGAATGAAAAATGGTGCTCGTGGCATTGTTGTTTCTGCAAGATTTTGGCAAGAAACCAATAGCCGGTTAAGAAGATTACAAGATCCAGGGTCACCTTTATCAACTAGCCCTGGGTCAAGAATGAGTAGTAATCCATCAAAGTACTTGCAATCAAAAAGATTTTCTAGTGATGGTGCAGTGAATATGTCTCCAAGAACAATGGCTTCTCCTATAAGGGGAGCGACTAGGCCGGCATCTCCCAATGCAATTTGGAATGGTCCAGGTTTGTCTCCATCAAGGGGAATTGCTAGTCCTTCTAGAGTGAGAAATACGTTTGGTGGTGCCTTGAGTTGGAATTCTAGCAACACACCTTCAATTCTTAGTTTTTCTGTGGATATAAAGAGAGGGAAGATGGGGGAGGATCGAATTGTTGATGCACATATGTTGAGGCTTCTGTATAACCGCTACTTACAGTGGCGGTTTGTAAATGCTAGGGCTGATGCTACCTTCAGGGTGCAGAAAACGGATGCAGAG AAAAATCTGTGGAATGCATGGGCAACAATTTCAGAACTACAACATTCAGTCACTCTCAGAAGAATCAAGTTATTATTGCTGAGGAAAAAGCTGAAATTGACTTCCATCCTCAAGGGACAA TTTCAATGTTGTGCAGTTTCCCAATAG
- the LOC123214510 gene encoding BTB/POZ domain-containing protein NPY2-like isoform X1 has product MKFMKLGSKADSFQIDGNDIRYATSELATDIVVIIGDVKFHLHKFPLLSKCASLQKLVATSNEDNTNEVNISDIPGGPASFEICAKFCYGITATLNACNVVGARCAAEYLGMHETTEKGNLIHKIDVFLRSSIFRSWKDSIIVLQSTKSLLPLSRDLEIVSYCVEAIATKACTDVSKVDWSYTYNSKKLPEENGNDPSWNGVRNRAVPRDWWVEDLCELGIDLYKLVIMKIKSKSILPSEVIGEALKAYTYRRLSGFSKDMIQCVDVSKYQTVVDTIIWLLPVEKGCVSCSFLLKLLKAVILLDSGDNVKEQLVRQIGHQLEDASVNDILLRAPEGESTTYDVDTVQKILAEFMVQDQNAVIESLEEVQEIQEIRSPGILSDASKLMVAKLIDGYLAEIAKDPKLPLSKFVDLAKLVSSISRPSHDGLYRAIDMYLKEHPAISKSERKKICKLMDCRKLSADACKHAVQNDRLPLRVVVQVLYFEQIRAAASSGGSTPDLSRGLKDLKNGSHGSSRSATTNPEEDWDAVATAEELKDLKGELTTLRISNGMGGSEGNGGDIKTAGVDKAAISKMKGMLKSKKIFAKLWSSKGVQGDISGSDSSDSLGSAIPEESKSVPSRKRHLVS; this is encoded by the exons ATGAAGTTTATGAAACTTGGATCAAAGGCAGATTCCTTTCAAATAGATGGTAATGACATTAG GTATGCAACAAGTGAGCTGGCAACTGACATTGTTGTTATTATTGGGGATGTAAAGTTTCATTTACACAAG TTTCCTCTTCTGTCAAAATGTGCCTCCCTGCAGAAGCTGGTAGCAACCTCTAATGAAGACAACACTAACGAAGTTAACATTTCTGACATTCCTGGTGGTCCTGCTTCCTTTGAAATTTGTGCCAAATTTTGTTATGGAATCACTGCAACCCTCAATGCTTGCAATGTTGTAGGGGCTCGTTGTGCGGCTGAGTACCTAGGAATGCATGAAACTACTGAGAAAGGAAATCTCATTCACAAAATTGATGTCTTCCTTAGATCCAGCATTTTTCGCAGCTGGAAAGATTCAATCATTGTTCTACAATCAACCAAGTCTCTGTTACCATTGTCTAGGGATCTTGAGATAGTCAGCTATTGCGTGGAAGCTATAGCAACCAAGGCCTGTACTGATGTTTCTAAAGTTGACTGGTCATATACCTATAACAGTAAGAAGCTTCCAGAGGAAAATGGGAATGATCCAAGCTGGAATGGAGTCAGAAACCGAGCTGTACCGAGGGACTGGTGGGTTGAGGATTTATGTGAGCTTGGAATTGATCTATATAAGCTTgttataatgaaaattaaatccaAATCAATACTTCCTAGTGAAGTGATTGGAGAAGCCTTGAAAGCTTATACTTACAGAAGGCTTTCAGGTTTCAGCAAGGATATGATCCAGTGTGTTGATGTGTCAAAGTATCAAACAGTTGTTGATACAATTATCTGGCTGCTGCCTGTAGAGAAAGGCTGTGTTTCTTGTAGTTTCTTGCTCAAGTTGTTGAAAGCAGTCATTCTTTTAGACTCAGGAGATAATGTCAAGGAGCAGCTTGTAAGACAAATAGGGCATCAACTAGAGGACGCATCAGTCAATGATATTTTGTTAAGGGCACCTGAAGGTGAAAGTACCACATATGATGTTGACACAGTACAGAAAATTCTTGCAGAGTTTATGGTGCAAGATCAAAATGCTGTGATTGAGTCACTGGAAGAAGTTCAAGAGATTCAAGAGATAAGAAGCCCAGGGATTTTATCTGATGCTTCCAAGCTGATGGTAGCAAAACTGATTGATGGATACCTGGCTGAAATTGCAAAGGATCCCAAGCTGCCATTGTCAAAGTTTGTTGATCTAGCCAAGCTGGTGTCGAGTATCTCTAGGCCATCTCATGATGGGCTTTACCGGGCAATTGACATGTACCTCAAG GAGCATCCAGCAATCAGCAAAAGTGAAAGGAAGAAGATATGTAAACTCATGGACTGTCGGAAGCTATCAGCAGATGCATGCAAGCATGCTGTGCAAAATGATAGACTTCCACTGCGTGTTGTTGTCCAGGTACTCTATTTTGAGCAAATCAGGGCTGCTGCCTCATCAGGTGGCAGCACTCCTGACCTATCAAGAGGTCTTAAGGATTTAAAAAATGGATCTCACGGGAGCTCAAGGTCCGCAACAACCAATCCAGAGGAAGACTGGGATGCTGTGGCCACAGCTGAGGAGCTGAAGGACCTAAAGGGTGAGCTTACTACCCTGAGGATAAGCAATGGAATGGGAGGGAGTGAGGGAAATGGTGGTGATATTAAAACTGCTGGTGTCGACAAGGCTGCCATTAGTAAAATGAAAGGTATGCTCAAGTCCAAGAAGATCTTTGCCAAGCTCTGGTCTAGCAAAGGCGTACAAGGAGACATCAGTGGCTCAGATTCATCGGACAGTCTTGGTTCTGCTATCCCGGAAGAATCTAAATCCGTGCCATCCAGAAAAAGGCATTTAGTGTCTTAA
- the LOC123214323 gene encoding LOW QUALITY PROTEIN: histone deacetylase 6 (The sequence of the model RefSeq protein was modified relative to this genomic sequence to represent the inferred CDS: inserted 1 base in 1 codon), with amino-acid sequence MANQGTSSSTPLEIYVGEEDESLMFGAELGWXEALTSCDHLTSLSSDLAHIPTPDTPCNRCDHPTENWLCLSCKDVLCSRFVNKHMLQHYHQTSHSVALSYSDLSVWCFNCDAYLDAQVIPQLRPVHETAYILKFGEAPPIRMAEPTKVKDDEAEAKTLDS; translated from the exons ATGGCGAATCAAGGAACCTCTTCATCTACTCCGCTG GAAATTTATGTTGGAGAGGAGGATGAGTCGTTAATGTTTGGAGCCGAATTGGGTT TGGAAGCTCTGACGTCGTGTGATCACTTGACCTCGTTATCGTCTGATCTCGCGCACATACCAACTCCTGATACACCATGCAACAG GTGCGATCATCCGACTGAAAACTGGTTATGCTTGAGCTGTAAGGATGTGCTTTGCAGCCGTTTTGTGAATAAGCATATGCTTCAGCATTACCACCAGACTAGCCATTCTGTAGCACTCAGTTACAG CGATTTGTCAGTGTGGTGTTTCAATTGCGATGCATATTTGGATGCTCAAGTGATTCCACAACTGCGGCCTGTTCATGAGACTGCTTACATACTGAAATTTGGTGAAGCGCCACCGATTCGGATGGCTGAACCTACCAAGGTCAAAGATGATGAAGCTGAGGCTAAAACGTTAGACAGTTAA
- the LOC123214510 gene encoding BTB/POZ domain-containing protein NPY2-like isoform X2 → MHETTEKGNLIHKIDVFLRSSIFRSWKDSIIVLQSTKSLLPLSRDLEIVSYCVEAIATKACTDVSKVDWSYTYNSKKLPEENGNDPSWNGVRNRAVPRDWWVEDLCELGIDLYKLVIMKIKSKSILPSEVIGEALKAYTYRRLSGFSKDMIQCVDVSKYQTVVDTIIWLLPVEKGCVSCSFLLKLLKAVILLDSGDNVKEQLVRQIGHQLEDASVNDILLRAPEGESTTYDVDTVQKILAEFMVQDQNAVIESLEEVQEIQEIRSPGILSDASKLMVAKLIDGYLAEIAKDPKLPLSKFVDLAKLVSSISRPSHDGLYRAIDMYLKEHPAISKSERKKICKLMDCRKLSADACKHAVQNDRLPLRVVVQVLYFEQIRAAASSGGSTPDLSRGLKDLKNGSHGSSRSATTNPEEDWDAVATAEELKDLKGELTTLRISNGMGGSEGNGGDIKTAGVDKAAISKMKGMLKSKKIFAKLWSSKGVQGDISGSDSSDSLGSAIPEESKSVPSRKRHLVS, encoded by the exons ATGCATGAAACTACTGAGAAAGGAAATCTCATTCACAAAATTGATGTCTTCCTTAGATCCAGCATTTTTCGCAGCTGGAAAGATTCAATCATTGTTCTACAATCAACCAAGTCTCTGTTACCATTGTCTAGGGATCTTGAGATAGTCAGCTATTGCGTGGAAGCTATAGCAACCAAGGCCTGTACTGATGTTTCTAAAGTTGACTGGTCATATACCTATAACAGTAAGAAGCTTCCAGAGGAAAATGGGAATGATCCAAGCTGGAATGGAGTCAGAAACCGAGCTGTACCGAGGGACTGGTGGGTTGAGGATTTATGTGAGCTTGGAATTGATCTATATAAGCTTgttataatgaaaattaaatccaAATCAATACTTCCTAGTGAAGTGATTGGAGAAGCCTTGAAAGCTTATACTTACAGAAGGCTTTCAGGTTTCAGCAAGGATATGATCCAGTGTGTTGATGTGTCAAAGTATCAAACAGTTGTTGATACAATTATCTGGCTGCTGCCTGTAGAGAAAGGCTGTGTTTCTTGTAGTTTCTTGCTCAAGTTGTTGAAAGCAGTCATTCTTTTAGACTCAGGAGATAATGTCAAGGAGCAGCTTGTAAGACAAATAGGGCATCAACTAGAGGACGCATCAGTCAATGATATTTTGTTAAGGGCACCTGAAGGTGAAAGTACCACATATGATGTTGACACAGTACAGAAAATTCTTGCAGAGTTTATGGTGCAAGATCAAAATGCTGTGATTGAGTCACTGGAAGAAGTTCAAGAGATTCAAGAGATAAGAAGCCCAGGGATTTTATCTGATGCTTCCAAGCTGATGGTAGCAAAACTGATTGATGGATACCTGGCTGAAATTGCAAAGGATCCCAAGCTGCCATTGTCAAAGTTTGTTGATCTAGCCAAGCTGGTGTCGAGTATCTCTAGGCCATCTCATGATGGGCTTTACCGGGCAATTGACATGTACCTCAAG GAGCATCCAGCAATCAGCAAAAGTGAAAGGAAGAAGATATGTAAACTCATGGACTGTCGGAAGCTATCAGCAGATGCATGCAAGCATGCTGTGCAAAATGATAGACTTCCACTGCGTGTTGTTGTCCAGGTACTCTATTTTGAGCAAATCAGGGCTGCTGCCTCATCAGGTGGCAGCACTCCTGACCTATCAAGAGGTCTTAAGGATTTAAAAAATGGATCTCACGGGAGCTCAAGGTCCGCAACAACCAATCCAGAGGAAGACTGGGATGCTGTGGCCACAGCTGAGGAGCTGAAGGACCTAAAGGGTGAGCTTACTACCCTGAGGATAAGCAATGGAATGGGAGGGAGTGAGGGAAATGGTGGTGATATTAAAACTGCTGGTGTCGACAAGGCTGCCATTAGTAAAATGAAAGGTATGCTCAAGTCCAAGAAGATCTTTGCCAAGCTCTGGTCTAGCAAAGGCGTACAAGGAGACATCAGTGGCTCAGATTCATCGGACAGTCTTGGTTCTGCTATCCCGGAAGAATCTAAATCCGTGCCATCCAGAAAAAGGCATTTAGTGTCTTAA
- the LOC123212923 gene encoding 40S ribosomal protein S29-like → MGHSNVWNSHPKNYGPGSRTCRVCGNPHGLIRKYGLMCCRQCFRSNAKEIGFIKYR, encoded by the exons ATGGGTCACTCCAACGTTTGGAATTCTCACCCCAAGAACTACGGGCCTGGTTCTCGTACTTG CCGTGTATGTGGGAACCCTCATGGGTTGATCAGGAAGTATGGGCTCATGTGCTGCAGACAGTGCTTCCGTAGCAATGCCAAGGAAATTGGATTCATTAAG TACCGCTAA
- the LOC123214511 gene encoding LOB domain-containing protein 37-like has protein sequence MSCNGCRILRKGCSDNCMLRQCLQWIGSPKAQANATVFVAKFFGRAGLMSFLSNVPETQRPALFQSLLYEAVGRTVNPVSGAVGLLWKGNWNVCQRAVETVLCGGELHPLPDVLTESDDVSESDVLNCASLSFTAREGISVPLKRICEPAGDDDLTLTTSLPSRGVKRRAPAPSEESQTTTYESGLENYGCEGGERKVLRLFV, from the exons ATGAGTTGTAATGGCTGCAGAATTCTGAGAAAAGGTTGCAGTGACAACTGCATGCTCAGGCAGTGTCTACAATGGATAGGCAGCCCTAAAGCTCAGGCCAACGCCACCGTCTTCGTTGCCAAGTTCTTCGGCCGCGCCGGTCTTATGTCGTTTTTATCCAACGTGCCTGAAACTCAACGTCCTG CATTGTTTCAGTCGTTGCTATACGAGGCAGTGGGGCGGACGGTGAATCCGGTGAGCGGTGCAGTGGGATTGCTATGGAAGGGGAACTGGAACGTGTGCCAGAGGGCGGTGGAGACGGTTCTTTGCGGCGGCGAGTTGCATCCACTTCCGGACGTGTTGACGGAGTCGGATGACGTGTCAGAATCTGATGTACTTAACTGTGCTTCTCTTTCCTTTACGGCAAGAGAGGGTATTTCCGTACCGTTGAAAAGGATCTGTGAACCCGCAGGAGATGATGATCTAACGTTGACAACTAGTTTGCCGTCCAGAGGTGTGAAACGGCGAGCACCAGCGCCGTCAGAGGAGTCCCAAACGACCACGTATGAAAGTGGGCTTGAAAATTATGGTTGTGAGGGAGGCGAAAGGAAGGTCTTGCGACTGTTCGTTTAA
- the LOC123214060 gene encoding uncharacterized protein LOC123214060: MSGSPDFTRIDIFDLKALILKKIGQQRGESYFDQLSKFFRFKISKSEFDKFCIRTIGRENIPLHNKFIKSIVRNACVAKVLPPKGIKKVGSSLNVKTLSGSHRSTLQSLYGDAFPPSPRKGRSMVNRDRKLRDRPSPLGPLGKPQSIIAGEESVSKTLEQQSATELLSLGSRPPVEVISVEDGEEVEQVAGSPSVQSRSPVTAPLGLCMNFGGVRKSLSNISICSDYHPVTCLNSAELPDTRSLKSRLERKLAMEGISVSVDCVNLLNNGLDVYLKRLIGPCIGLARPGYQNEHLRQQIGQLVPSINCMRNMKRPTRSKYASMLDFRTAMELDPTVLGEDWSTQLERICFHASEE; encoded by the coding sequence aTGTCGGGAAGTCCAGACTTTACTCGAATTGACATTTTTGATCTAAAAGCTCTGATTTTGAAGAAGATAGGGCAGCAAAGAGGAGAAAGTTACTTTGATCAGCTTagcaaattttttaggtttaagaTTAGCAAGTCTGAGTTTGACAAATTTTGTATTAGGACTATTGGTAGGGAAAATATCCCTCTTCATAATAAGTTTATTAAATCGATTGTCAGGAATGCGTGTGTAGCCAAAGTTCTGCCACCCAAAGGCATTAAGAAAGTAGGAAGCAGCCTTAATGTTAAAACTCTAAGCGGAAGCCATAGAAGCACCCTTCAGTCACTTTATGGGGATGCATTTCCCCCATCCCCTCGGAAGGGTAGGTCTATGGTTAACCGGGATCGAAAATTGAGGGACCGTCCTAGTCCATTGGGGCCTCTTGGAAAGCCCCAAAGTATTATTGCTGGCGAGGAATCAGTTTCCAAGACACTAGAGCAGCAAAGTGCTACTGAATTGCTTTCACTGGGTAGTAGACCTCCTGTTGAAGTTATATCTGTTGAAGATGGAGAAGAGGTTGAGCAGGTAGCTGGGAGCCCAAGTGTTCAAAGTAGAAGTCCAGTTACTGCTCCTCTTGGACTTTGTATGAATTTTGGTGGAGTTCGCAAATCACTTTCTAATATATCTATATGTAGTGACTACCATCCAGTGACATGTCTGAACAGTGCTGAGCTACCTGATACGAGATCTTTAAAAAGTCGTTTGGAACGAAAGTTAGCGATGGAGGGAATTAGTGTTTCGGTGGACTGTGTTAACCTATTAAACAATGGGTTGGATGTGTATTTGAAGAGGCTGATCGGCCCCTGCATAGGTTTGGCTAGGCCAGGGTATCAAAACGAGCACCTAAGACAGCAAATTGGTCAACTCGTGCCCAGTATCAATTGTATGAGGAACATGAAAAGGCCGACCAGATCCAAGTATGCATCTATGTTGGACTTCCGAACTGCAATGGAGTTGGATCCCACAGTACTGGGAGAAGATTGGTCCACCCAACTTGAGAGGATTTGCTTCCATGCTTCAGAAGAATGA
- the LOC123214878 gene encoding QWRF motif-containing protein 2 isoform X1 produces MVAAISQQIATAASSTKNGEPREQEENPTTSSRTKPPLLPSEKDNNVRIGVNNPRKPRGRQVSSRYMSPSPSSSSSSSTKTTIAAKPPSQSQRFSSPLLSRSTNSPSTQTTFQSLAPKRSQSVDRRRPISITTPRPTTPVPNSKQANASQELSTATKMLTTSTRSLSVSFQGEAFSLPISKARAKATPERRRATPVRDRPWPSRTRSGNPASNPLARSLDSSVESKKLIGVGSGLVAKSLNQSLIEHESRLSLDLSNAKQNPDGNLLVNESADLLTSDDTDSVSSGSTNNSGVPDSGGVLSRMKNGARGIVVSARFWQETNSRLRRLQDPGSPLSTSPGSRMSSNPSKYLQSKRFSSDGAVNMSPRTMASPIRGATRPASPNAIWNGPGLSPSRGIASPSRVRNTFGGALSWNSSNTPSILSFSVDIKRGKMGEDRIVDAHMLRLLYNRYLQWRFVNARADATFRVQKTDAEKNLWNAWATISELQHSVTLRRIKLLLLRKKLKLTSILKGQMSYLEEWTLLDKDHSSSLLGATEALKASTLRLPIVGKAFADIQKLKYAISSAVNVMQAMSSSIYLLSSKVENMNSLMAELMNVTAKERIFLEQCKDFSSTLAAMQVKDCSLRTHIIQLNRV; encoded by the exons ATGGTGGCTGCCATTTCTCAACAAATAGCAACAGCAGCTTCTTCAACCAAAAATGGTGAGCCTcgagaacaagaagaaaacccAACAACTAGTTCACGAACAAAACCTCCTCTTTTGCCTTCTGAGAAAGACAATAATGTACGCATTGGGGTTAATAATCCTAGAAAACCAAGAGGTAGGCAAGTCTCTTCTAGATATATGTCTCCTTCtccttcctcttcctcttcttcttcaacaaaaacaacGATTGCAGCTAAACCCCCCAGCCAAAGCCAAAGATTTTCATCTCCACTCTTGTCTCGTTCTACCAATTCACCTTCTACACAAACTACATTTCAATCTTTAGCTCCTAAAAGATCACAATCAGTTGACAGAAGGCGACCAATTAGTATCACTACTCCACGTCCAACAACGCCGGTTCCAAACTCTAAACAAGCCAATGCAAGTCAAGAACTTTCAACTGCAACAAAAATGCTTACCACTTCGACTAGGAGTCTGTCTGTTTCTTTTCAAGGAGAGGCGTTTTCTCTTCCTATAAGTAAAGCAAGGGCAAAGGCTACTCCTGAGAGGAGAAGAGCCACTCCTGTTAGAGATCGGCCATGGCCGAGTCGGACCCGGTCAGGTAATCCGGCTTCTAACCCTTTAGCAAGGAGTTTGGATTCTAGTGTTGAGAGTAAGAAGTTGATTGGGGTTGGATCTGGGTTGGTGGCCAAGTCGTTGAACCAATCTTTGATTGAACATGAGAGTAGGTTGAGTTTGGATTTGAGCAACGCTAAGCAGAACCCTGATGGGAATTTGTTGGTAAATGAGTCTGCTGATCTTTTAACATCTGATGATACTGATAGTGTGTCCTCTGGCAGTACCAACAATTCTGGAGTGCCAGATTCTGGTGGTGTTCTTTCGAGAATGAAAAATGGTGCTCGTGGCATTGTTGTTTCTGCAAGATTTTGGCAAGAAACCAATAGCCGGTTAAGAAGATTACAAGATCCAGGGTCACCTTTATCAACTAGCCCTGGGTCAAGAATGAGTAGTAATCCATCAAAGTACTTGCAATCAAAAAGATTTTCTAGTGATGGTGCAGTGAATATGTCTCCAAGAACAATGGCTTCTCCTATAAGGGGAGCGACTAGGCCGGCATCTCCCAATGCAATTTGGAATGGTCCAGGTTTGTCTCCATCAAGGGGAATTGCTAGTCCTTCTAGAGTGAGAAATACGTTTGGTGGTGCCTTGAGTTGGAATTCTAGCAACACACCTTCAATTCTTAGTTTTTCTGTGGATATAAAGAGAGGGAAGATGGGGGAGGATCGAATTGTTGATGCACATATGTTGAGGCTTCTGTATAACCGCTACTTACAGTGGCGGTTTGTAAATGCTAGGGCTGATGCTACCTTCAGGGTGCAGAAAACGGATGCAGAG AAAAATCTGTGGAATGCATGGGCAACAATTTCAGAACTACAACATTCAGTCACTCTCAGAAGAATCAAGTTATTATTGCTGAGGAAAAAGCTGAAATTGACTTCCATCCTCAAGGGACAA ATGTCTTATTTGGAAGAATGGACTCTTCTAGACAAAGATCACTCTAGTTCTTTGCTGGGAGCAACTGAAGCTTTGAAGGCCAGTACTCTTCGTCTTCCAATTGTTGGAAAAGCATTC GCTGATATCCAAAAACTCAAGTATGCTATCAGTTCAGCAGTAAATGTGATGCAGGCAATGTCATCCTCCATATACTTGCTGTCATCAAAG GTGGAGAATATGAATTCCCTGATGGCTGAACTCATGAATGTGACTGCAAAGGAAAGGATTTTTCTTGAACAATGTAAAGATTTTTCATCCACTTTAGCAGCAATGCAG GTTAAAGATTGTAGCTTGAGAACACATATAATACAGCTAAATCGTGTATGA